The sequence below is a genomic window from Cedecea neteri.
GCCAGGTACTGACTGGGTGCCGGCTCTATTCAACATCGGGTCATCATACTGCCGCTCAGCAATATGATGACCCGCTCCAGTCACTCATTTAAAAACTGTATTTGATCGTCACCCTGCCAAACGAACCAATTACGGGCACACGCTGTTATTCACCTCGCAGCTACTCCTCGTACGCTGCGTGATGGAAATCAATTTCCCACTGCAGGACGTCGCCATAAAGCGCCGACAACGCCTGCTTTTCTTTTTCACTCAGCGTCATAGCGCAGCGATCGAGTTCGTTCTTTAGCCAAAGCGCCTGCTGATAGAATTCATCCTCCGCGTGCATCTCCACCCAGCGCCGGATATCCGCATCGCTCTGGCGATGTTCGCTCACTCGCTGACACCAGAAGTAATACATCCATTCCGCACCGAACATCATTGTCACGATCTGCTCATAGCTGCCCTGCTGGGCGGTCAACAGCATACCGTCGCGAAAACGCCGCACACCGGGTAAATCGTCCGGGTACTCAGCGGGATCGATCCGCCGCGCTGATAACACCTGTTCAAACCATGCGATCTGGGTGTCAACCAGGGCGTTCAGCACGCCAATCAGCCAGCGCTGCTGATGAATATCCGGCGCTTTGCTGACTCCGAGGGCAAAGATTGCGATTGCCGTCGCGACAAAGTTGCCTTCAAATACGAGATAACGGTTGAAGACGTCAGATGGCAGACGATCCTCTTCGATATCAACCACAAAACGGTGCTTCTGCATCGCCTGCCACACCGTCTGATGCTCGCGCAGCAGACGCTCGCTAAAGGCTTCCATTATTCCTCCTCGAGCGCGGCCTGGGCGACCGACATAAAATGCTTAACCCTGGCCAGCTCAACATCATTCCACCAGACGCCATC
It includes:
- a CDS encoding TenA family protein — translated: MEAFSERLLREHQTVWQAMQKHRFVVDIEEDRLPSDVFNRYLVFEGNFVATAIAIFALGVSKAPDIHQQRWLIGVLNALVDTQIAWFEQVLSARRIDPAEYPDDLPGVRRFRDGMLLTAQQGSYEQIVTMMFGAEWMYYFWCQRVSEHRQSDADIRRWVEMHAEDEFYQQALWLKNELDRCAMTLSEKEKQALSALYGDVLQWEIDFHHAAYEE